One genomic segment of Mesoterricola silvestris includes these proteins:
- a CDS encoding SPFH domain-containing protein yields MAFMDWGKAQFIEIIEWLDDSNDVLAWRFPVRNQEIKNNAQLVVRESQEATFVHEGQFADTFTPGTHTLSTRNMPILADLKGWKYGFESPFKSEVYFTNTRLYNDLGWGTSNPIMMRDADFGMLRIRAFGIYSIRVKDSKKFLKELVGTNGVYTKDDITEQLRKSLISKFTDALGEAKVPALDLAAHYDDLSDLLRQKMDPEFQTMGLECSKLFIENISLPEEVEAMMDKRTSVGMMAPVMGAYTQMQVADSVPLAAQNPGGLAGMGMGLGMGVGMGNMMGQQMGGAMGQMAQAPYPAGQAAPAPAKTVKEELTELKDLFDSQLITQAEFDKQRSAILSKHGMA; encoded by the coding sequence ATGGCTTTTATGGACTGGGGCAAGGCTCAATTCATTGAAATCATTGAGTGGCTCGACGATTCCAACGACGTGCTGGCCTGGCGCTTCCCGGTGCGCAACCAGGAGATCAAGAACAACGCCCAGCTGGTGGTGCGCGAAAGCCAGGAGGCCACCTTCGTCCACGAGGGGCAGTTCGCCGACACCTTCACCCCCGGCACCCACACCCTTTCCACCCGCAACATGCCCATCCTGGCCGACCTCAAGGGCTGGAAGTACGGCTTCGAGAGCCCCTTCAAGTCCGAGGTCTATTTCACCAACACCCGGCTCTACAACGACCTGGGGTGGGGCACCTCCAACCCCATCATGATGCGGGACGCCGACTTCGGCATGCTGCGCATCCGGGCCTTCGGCATCTATTCCATCCGTGTGAAGGATTCCAAGAAGTTCCTCAAGGAGCTGGTGGGCACCAACGGCGTCTACACCAAGGACGACATCACCGAGCAGCTCCGCAAGAGCCTGATCAGCAAGTTCACCGACGCCCTGGGGGAGGCCAAGGTCCCCGCCCTGGACCTGGCCGCCCACTACGACGACCTCTCGGACCTGCTGCGCCAGAAGATGGATCCCGAATTCCAGACCATGGGCCTGGAGTGCTCCAAGCTCTTCATCGAGAACATCAGCCTCCCCGAGGAGGTGGAGGCCATGATGGACAAGCGCACCTCGGTGGGCATGATGGCCCCCGTCATGGGCGCCTACACCCAGATGCAGGTGGCCGATTCGGTGCCCCTGGCCGCCCAGAACCCCGGGGGACTGGCCGGGATGGGCATGGGCCTGGGCATGGGCGTGGGCATGGGCAACATGATGGGCCAGCAGATGGGCGGCGCCATGGGCCAGATGGCCCAGGCCCCCTACCCCGCGGGCCAGGCGGCCCCCGCCCCCGCCAAGACCGTCAAGGAGGAGCTCACCGAGCTCAAGGATCTCTTCGACAGCCAGCTCATCACCCAGGCCGAGTTCGATAAGCAGCGCAGCGCCATTCTTTCCAAACACGGGATGGCCTGA
- a CDS encoding PfkB family carbohydrate kinase, producing the protein MSLLAVGSVAFDDLETPSGRRDNILGGSASHFSLSASRFHPVQVVAIVGEDFGPAEYRVFEGRPIDLGGLVRTPGMSFHWKGQYGTDLNEARTLETHLNVFAGFKPDLPAAFRTAPYLFLGNIDPTLQLDVVRQMATRPAWIALDTMNFWIDGARPALLEVLKEIDILLVNEAEARSLTGERNLLKVYGKIRDLGPRILVVKRGEYGMLLFTPEGFFAAPAFPLEEVKDPTGAGDTFAGGFLGYLAAAGTLDLATMKRAALAGTVMASFAVQDFGTERVQALQDGDYANRVEAFKEMIRIG; encoded by the coding sequence ATGAGCCTCCTCGCCGTCGGCAGCGTCGCCTTCGATGACCTCGAAACCCCTTCGGGCCGCCGGGACAACATCCTGGGCGGGTCCGCCAGCCATTTCTCCCTGAGCGCGAGCCGGTTCCACCCGGTGCAGGTGGTGGCCATCGTGGGCGAGGATTTCGGCCCGGCGGAGTACCGGGTCTTCGAGGGCCGCCCCATCGACCTCGGGGGCCTGGTGCGCACCCCCGGCATGAGCTTCCACTGGAAGGGCCAGTACGGCACCGACCTCAACGAGGCCCGGACCCTCGAGACCCACCTGAACGTCTTCGCGGGCTTCAAGCCGGACCTGCCCGCGGCCTTCCGCACCGCCCCCTACCTCTTCCTGGGCAACATCGACCCCACCCTCCAGCTGGACGTGGTCCGGCAGATGGCCACCCGCCCCGCCTGGATCGCCCTGGACACCATGAATTTCTGGATCGACGGGGCGCGGCCCGCCCTCCTCGAGGTGCTCAAGGAGATCGATATCCTCCTGGTGAACGAGGCCGAGGCCCGCTCCCTCACCGGGGAGCGCAACCTCCTGAAGGTCTACGGGAAGATCCGGGACCTGGGCCCCCGCATCCTCGTGGTCAAGCGCGGGGAGTACGGGATGCTGCTCTTCACGCCCGAAGGATTTTTCGCGGCCCCCGCCTTCCCCCTGGAAGAGGTGAAGGACCCCACCGGCGCCGGGGACACCTTCGCCGGCGGATTCCTGGGCTACCTCGCCGCGGCCGGGACCCTGGACCTGGCCACCATGAAGCGCGCCGCCCTGGCCGGGACGGTCATGGCCAGCTTCGCCGTGCAGGATTTCGGCACGGAGCGGGTGCAGGCCCTGCAGGACGGGGACTACGCCAACCGCGTCGAGGCCTTCAAGGAAATGATCCGCATCGGCTGA
- a CDS encoding polysaccharide biosynthesis/export family protein, with translation MIRPRFTGIFFTALALVAQEPGATDFQSLRQAASAAQAGGALAADATPRAASAPRSPQTPEAARQAQTEQDRIQAEIKAAKAREKGPKRFAEDLFATRQASSTGTEGGIADDYVLGIGDQVQLSAFGSANFEVPGTVDGRGELVIPKVGSIKVAGMSLAKARASVQAKVGQQFSRTTVDLAVVKLREVRVFVLGEVYRPGGYLVPSLSSLVNVLSLAGGPTASGSYRQIRVMRGGKAVHQVDLYPLRAEGLGNMNFGLQSGDTIFVPLAFNQVTLEGAFTRVVAATGDLQPRKVKTRLDKEIANLKEQIAAEEFRLGPKGSVNRMHAEALLGEREGLDEFDPAKEQDQEKIKASMVRDRELEQEQEALKASAASASLPMGPVAATATGFQEPTLAERALIEERLVQLRKRLERISVQARGDQRTPKVTEQEALADNVSMENNGLPGWLVRWNSDGKAPSMQFEMLPGETVEQALRFAGGLALQAFDDSLVLRRVGKGGVLDATDVPLAGAGRTELRRGDVLSALTSRELREKLVTVSGWARVPGSFSRTEGLRVGELLRRESQVLPDTYLHRGEIVRTLADERTTYLAFDLAKALAGDPEHNVLLQDRDQIELYRISDLRLPQTVQVLGPVSRPGTFPFHEGMRASDLLFQTGVLLNQADRLVAELAHTREGKPSEVRKLDLTKLLSSETSSPVQLADEAINPLLRPQDQINVYAKPDYRPHRSVTLRGQVVRPGVYVLDSNRTSLREILNRAGGLTSEAMPQGSIFLRPLTTTTNVDSFSLEAQRSNTKAPALGSVNNILDRLNETKRQPTTGNLLKTPILHGLGTGSLDRLVVNVPAILAGDTRLDVDLQDGDEIIVPRRTETAYVIGETASPFMAYHVASGFKVRDMLKVAGGLTRNADDSNIRLLKADGRILDRSVLGEYVEPGDAVLVPQRVRRDTTWQENIQAITPLALILNAIK, from the coding sequence ATGATTCGTCCCCGCTTCACAGGCATCTTCTTCACGGCCCTCGCCCTGGTGGCGCAGGAACCGGGCGCCACCGATTTCCAAAGCCTCCGGCAAGCCGCCTCCGCGGCCCAGGCGGGCGGGGCGTTGGCGGCGGATGCCACCCCCCGCGCCGCCAGCGCCCCGCGGAGCCCGCAGACGCCGGAGGCCGCGCGCCAGGCCCAGACCGAGCAGGACCGCATCCAGGCCGAGATCAAGGCCGCCAAGGCCCGGGAGAAGGGCCCCAAGCGCTTCGCCGAGGATCTCTTCGCCACCCGCCAGGCCTCGTCCACGGGCACCGAGGGCGGCATCGCGGACGACTACGTCCTGGGCATCGGCGACCAGGTCCAGCTCAGCGCCTTCGGCAGCGCCAACTTCGAGGTCCCTGGCACCGTGGACGGCCGCGGAGAACTGGTGATCCCCAAGGTCGGTTCCATCAAGGTGGCGGGCATGAGCCTTGCCAAGGCCCGCGCCTCCGTCCAGGCCAAGGTGGGCCAGCAGTTCAGCCGGACCACGGTGGATCTGGCCGTCGTCAAGCTGCGGGAAGTGCGGGTCTTCGTCCTGGGCGAGGTGTACCGCCCCGGGGGCTACCTGGTGCCCAGCCTCAGCAGCCTCGTGAATGTCCTGAGCCTCGCGGGGGGCCCCACCGCCTCCGGCAGCTACCGCCAGATCCGGGTCATGCGCGGCGGGAAGGCCGTGCACCAGGTGGACCTCTACCCCCTTCGCGCCGAAGGCCTCGGCAACATGAATTTCGGCCTGCAGAGCGGCGACACCATCTTCGTGCCCCTGGCCTTCAACCAGGTGACCCTGGAGGGCGCCTTCACCCGCGTGGTGGCCGCCACTGGCGACCTGCAGCCCCGGAAGGTGAAGACCCGCCTGGACAAGGAGATCGCCAACCTCAAGGAACAGATCGCGGCCGAGGAGTTCCGCCTGGGCCCCAAGGGCTCCGTCAACCGCATGCACGCCGAGGCCCTGCTGGGCGAGCGCGAGGGCCTGGACGAGTTCGATCCCGCCAAGGAACAGGACCAGGAGAAGATCAAGGCCTCCATGGTCCGGGACCGGGAGCTGGAACAGGAGCAGGAGGCCCTGAAGGCCTCGGCCGCCTCCGCCTCCCTCCCCATGGGCCCGGTGGCCGCCACGGCCACGGGCTTCCAGGAGCCCACCCTCGCCGAGCGGGCCCTCATCGAGGAGCGCCTCGTGCAGCTCCGCAAGCGCCTGGAGCGCATCAGCGTCCAGGCCCGCGGCGATCAGCGCACCCCCAAGGTGACCGAGCAGGAGGCCCTGGCCGATAACGTCTCCATGGAAAACAACGGCCTCCCCGGCTGGCTCGTGCGCTGGAATTCGGACGGCAAGGCCCCTTCCATGCAGTTCGAGATGCTGCCCGGCGAAACCGTCGAACAGGCCCTGCGTTTCGCCGGGGGCCTCGCCCTCCAGGCCTTCGACGACAGCCTCGTGCTCCGCCGGGTGGGCAAGGGCGGCGTCCTGGACGCCACCGATGTCCCCCTGGCCGGTGCCGGCCGCACGGAACTGCGGCGGGGCGACGTGCTTTCGGCCCTCACCAGCCGCGAGCTCCGGGAGAAGCTCGTCACCGTCTCCGGTTGGGCCCGGGTGCCCGGGTCCTTCTCCCGGACCGAGGGCCTCCGGGTGGGCGAACTCCTCCGCCGGGAATCCCAGGTGCTTCCCGACACCTACCTGCACCGGGGCGAGATCGTCCGCACCCTGGCCGACGAGCGCACCACGTACCTCGCCTTCGATTTGGCCAAGGCCCTCGCGGGGGATCCCGAGCACAACGTCCTCCTCCAGGACCGGGACCAGATCGAGCTGTACCGCATCTCCGACCTGCGCCTGCCCCAGACCGTCCAGGTCCTGGGCCCCGTCAGCCGTCCCGGCACCTTCCCCTTCCATGAAGGCATGCGCGCCTCCGATCTCCTGTTCCAGACCGGCGTCCTGTTGAACCAGGCCGACCGCCTCGTGGCCGAACTGGCCCACACCCGCGAAGGCAAGCCCAGCGAAGTCAGGAAACTGGACCTCACGAAGCTGCTTTCCTCCGAGACCTCCAGCCCCGTCCAGCTCGCCGACGAGGCCATCAACCCCCTCCTCAGGCCCCAGGACCAGATCAACGTCTACGCCAAGCCCGACTACCGCCCCCACCGGAGCGTCACCCTCCGGGGCCAGGTGGTCCGCCCCGGCGTGTACGTCCTGGATTCCAACCGGACCAGCCTCCGGGAGATCCTGAACCGTGCCGGCGGCCTCACTTCCGAGGCCATGCCCCAGGGTTCCATCTTCCTGCGCCCCCTCACCACCACCACCAACGTGGATTCCTTCAGCCTGGAAGCCCAGCGCTCCAACACCAAGGCCCCCGCCCTGGGCAGCGTCAACAACATCCTGGACCGCCTCAACGAGACCAAGCGCCAGCCCACCACCGGCAACCTCCTGAAGACCCCCATCCTCCATGGCCTGGGCACCGGCAGCCTGGACCGCCTGGTGGTGAACGTCCCCGCCATCCTCGCGGGCGACACCCGCCTGGACGTGGACCTCCAGGACGGGGACGAGATCATCGTCCCCCGCCGCACCGAAACCGCCTACGTGATCGGCGAGACCGCCAGCCCCTTCATGGCCTACCACGTCGCCTCGGGCTTCAAGGTCCGCGACATGCTGAAGGTCGCCGGCGGCCTCACCCGCAACGCGGATGATTCCAACATCCGCCTGCTGAAGGCCGATGGCCGGATCCTCGATCGCAGTGTCCTCGGGGAGTACGTGGAACCCGGCGATGCCGTCCTGGTGCCCCAGCGGGTGCGTCGAGATACCACGTGGCAGGAGAACATCCAGGCCATCACGCCGCTGGCTCTGATCCTGAACGCCATCAAGTAG